Proteins from a single region of Hordeum vulgare subsp. vulgare chromosome 6H, MorexV3_pseudomolecules_assembly, whole genome shotgun sequence:
- the LOC123403689 gene encoding ornithine carbamoyltransferase, chloroplastic isoform X1 encodes MAAAAISGGHLVLSTPTSTRRPQLLPIHPPSARPIAASSASAARRGVAAAAVSSPAAVPSTGKDGKQVPKDFLHINDFDKDTIMKILNRAIEVKAMIKSGDRSFQPFKGKSMAMVFAKPSMRTRVSFETGFFLLGGHAVYLGPDDIQMGKREETRDVARVLSGYNDIIMARVFAHQDILDLAKYAPVPVINGLTDYNHPCQIMADALTMIEHIGRIENTKVVYVGDGNNIVHSWLLLAAVIPFHFVCACPKGFEPDAKTVEIARSAGSKIEITNDPKEAVKGADVVYTDVWASMGQKEEAEYRKQVFQGFMVDEALMEMAGPKAFLMHCLPAERGVEVTDGAIEAPNSIVFPQAENRMHAQNAIMLHVLGA; translated from the exons ATGGCTGCAGCGGCGATTTCCGGCGGCCACCTCGTCCTCTCCACCCCTACCTCCACCCGGCGCCCACAGTTGCTCCCCATCCATCCGCCTTCAGCGCGACCAATcgccgcatcctccgcctccgcGGCCCGCCGCGGGGTCGCGGCCGCCGCAGTGTCCAGCCCTGCCGCGGTCCCCTCCACGGGGAAAGATG GCAAACAGGTTCCTAAGGATTTCCTCCATATCAATGATTTTGACAAAGATACAATCATGAAGATTCTTAACCGAGCAATTGAGGTTAAGGCAATGATAAAATCAGGAGACAGGAGCTTCCAACCGTTCAAAGGAAAGTCGATGGCAATGGTCTTTGCCAAGCCGTCAATGAGGACCCGTGTTTCATTTGAAACAGGATTCTTCTTGCTTGGTGGGCATGCCGTCTATTTAGGTCCTGATGATATCCAGATGGGCAAGCGTGAGGAGACCCGTGATGTTGCTCGTGTACTTTCTGGATATAATGACATCATTATGGCCAGGGTTTTTGCTCATCAG GATATTTTGGACTTGGCAAAATATGCACCTGTACCTGTCATAAATGGCCTCACAGACTACAATCATCCGTGTCAGATAATGGCTGATGCGCTCACTATGATTGAACACATCGGCCGTATTGAAAATACCAAG GTTGTCTATGTTGGAGATGGCAACAACATTGTGCACTCATGGCTTCTATTGGCTGCTGTGATTCCCTTCCACTTTGTATGCGCCTGTCCTAAGGGCTTTGAGCCAGATGCCAAAACTGTGGAGATCGCTAGGAGTGCTGGAAGTAAGATTGAAATAACAAATGATCCCAAGGAAGCAGTTAAGGGAGCAGATGTTGTGTATACAGATGTTTGGgccagcatgggccaaaaggaggAAGCTGAATATAGGAAACAAGTATTCCAAGGATTCATG GTTGATGAAGCCCTGATGGAGATGGCTGGTCCAAAAGCCTTCCTGATGCACTGTTTGCCTGCGGAGAGAGGGGTGGAGGTAACAGACGGTGCCATCGAGGCTCCCAACTCGATCGTATTCCCCCAGGCAGAGAACAGAATGCACGCGCAAAACGCAATCATGCTTCACGTGCTCGGAGCTTGA
- the LOC123403689 gene encoding ornithine carbamoyltransferase, chloroplastic isoform X2, with amino-acid sequence MAAAAISGGHLVLSTPTSTRRPQLLPIHPPSARPIAASSASAARRGVAAAAVSSPAAVPSTGKDGKQVPKDFLHINDFDKDTIMKILNRAIEVKAMIKSGDRSFQPFKGKSMAMVFAKPSMRTRVSFETGFFLLGGHAVYLGPDDIQMGKREETRDVARVLSGYNDIIMARVFAHQDILDLAKYAPVPVINGLTDYNHPCQIMADALTMIEHIGRIENTKVVYVGDGNNIVHSWLLLAAVIPFHFVCACPKGFEPDAKTVEIARSAGSKIEITNDPKEAVKGADVVYTDVWASMGQKEEAEYRKQVFQGFMVDEALIFC; translated from the exons ATGGCTGCAGCGGCGATTTCCGGCGGCCACCTCGTCCTCTCCACCCCTACCTCCACCCGGCGCCCACAGTTGCTCCCCATCCATCCGCCTTCAGCGCGACCAATcgccgcatcctccgcctccgcGGCCCGCCGCGGGGTCGCGGCCGCCGCAGTGTCCAGCCCTGCCGCGGTCCCCTCCACGGGGAAAGATG GCAAACAGGTTCCTAAGGATTTCCTCCATATCAATGATTTTGACAAAGATACAATCATGAAGATTCTTAACCGAGCAATTGAGGTTAAGGCAATGATAAAATCAGGAGACAGGAGCTTCCAACCGTTCAAAGGAAAGTCGATGGCAATGGTCTTTGCCAAGCCGTCAATGAGGACCCGTGTTTCATTTGAAACAGGATTCTTCTTGCTTGGTGGGCATGCCGTCTATTTAGGTCCTGATGATATCCAGATGGGCAAGCGTGAGGAGACCCGTGATGTTGCTCGTGTACTTTCTGGATATAATGACATCATTATGGCCAGGGTTTTTGCTCATCAG GATATTTTGGACTTGGCAAAATATGCACCTGTACCTGTCATAAATGGCCTCACAGACTACAATCATCCGTGTCAGATAATGGCTGATGCGCTCACTATGATTGAACACATCGGCCGTATTGAAAATACCAAG GTTGTCTATGTTGGAGATGGCAACAACATTGTGCACTCATGGCTTCTATTGGCTGCTGTGATTCCCTTCCACTTTGTATGCGCCTGTCCTAAGGGCTTTGAGCCAGATGCCAAAACTGTGGAGATCGCTAGGAGTGCTGGAAGTAAGATTGAAATAACAAATGATCCCAAGGAAGCAGTTAAGGGAGCAGATGTTGTGTATACAGATGTTTGGgccagcatgggccaaaaggaggAAGCTGAATATAGGAAACAAGTATTCCAAGGATTCATG GTTGATGAAGCTTTGATATTCTGCTAG
- the LOC123403690 gene encoding soluble inorganic pyrophosphatase, with protein sequence MAGEADGKTYQVSRMPPAALNERILSSMSQKHVAAHPWHDLEIGPGAPAVFNCVVEIPRGSKVKYELDKATGLIKVDRVLYSSVVYPHNYGFIPRTLCEDNDPMDVLVLMQEQVVPGCFLRARAIGLMPMIDQGEKDDKIIAVCADDPEYRHFRDISELPPHRLQEIRRFFEDYKKNENKEVAVNDFLPAEDAINAIKYSMDLYGSYIMEGLRK encoded by the exons ATGGCTGGAGAAGCTGATGGGAAGACCTACCAGGTATCAAGGATGCCCCCTGCTGCTCTCAATGAGCGCATCCTTTCTTCCATGTCTCAAAAGCATGTTGCTGCTCACCCATGGCACGACCTGGAGATAG GTCCAGGAGCTCCTGCAGTTTTCAACTGT GTTGTTGAGATTCCTAGAGGCAGCAAAGTCAAGTATGAGTTGGACAAAGCAACTGGTCTTATCAAG GTTGATCGTGTTCTTTACTCCTCAGTTGTGTACCCACACAACTATGGCTTCATTCCACGCACACTCTGTGAGGACAATGACCCGATGGACGTCCTTGTCCTGATGCAG GAACAAGTTGTCCCTGGTTGCTTCCTGCGTGCCCGTGCTATTGGGCTTATGCCTATGATTGACCAG GGTGAGAAAGATGACAAGATCATAGCTGTCTGTGCTGATGATCCTGAGTACCGTCACTTCAGAGACATCAGTGAACTTCCCCCGCATCGCCTACAGGAGATCCGTCGCTTCTTTGAAGACT AcaagaagaatgaaaataaggagGTTGCAGTGAATGATTTCCTCCCAGCAGAAGATGCCATCAACGCAATCAAGTACTCAAT GGACCTCTACGGTTCGTACATCATGGAGGGCTTAAGGAAGTGA